Proteins co-encoded in one Populus trichocarpa isolate Nisqually-1 chromosome 10, P.trichocarpa_v4.1, whole genome shotgun sequence genomic window:
- the LOC7490357 gene encoding uncharacterized protein LOC7490357 isoform X2 yields MAGAREDVESWLPIEFLTAEEVLMDKENFNNNGFKTELKPSLCFPTEFPYEFDSFGTSSALSSPVESVMGSSTETESSDEDDFLAGLTRRLTQQLTVKPEKWVMAGSPESTLSGLGSWSVSSNGSPNGVMSPPTTPYGAKNDTWDLIYAAAGQVARLKMTNNEGHRCNSSNNFQGRGLLGPARTQNPDLTSVKHQNTGFYPSQSSSTFGNNIPQVNQYQQLVRQEQQALRQQCSSIWERQQVKTSWQAQPQFHQHQHQQVQSRGRDVRYEDGRCGRPLGLPQSAWPPLQVHPQNQHSNSAGMRAVFLGGSGVKRECAGTGVFLPRRYGNPPDPKKKSGCSTVLLPAKVVQALNLNFDDMDISGLAQPRLNNNASFHSEYDALMARRNALLAQQKRNLRQENVLNREIRLPQEWTY; encoded by the exons ATGGCTGGGGCTCGTGAAGACGTGGAATCTTGGCTCCCTATTGAGTTTCTTACAGCGGAAGAGGTACTCATGGACAAAGAGAACTTTAACAACAACGGTTTCAAGACTGAGTTGAAACCGAGTCTGTGCTTCCCTACCGAGTTCCCTTACGAGTTTGACTCGTTTGGCACATCTTCAGCTCTTAGTTCTCCGGTAGAGTCCGTCATGGGTTCCTCCACTGAGACTGAGAGCAGTGACGAGGACGACTTTCTGGCTGGCTTAACTCGGCGACTGACTCAGCAACTCACCGTCAAACCCGAG AAGTGGGTCATGGCCGGGTCACCGGAGTCGACTCTAAGTGGTCTAGGAAGCTGGTCCGTATCCAGCAATGGGAGTCCAAACGGGGTGATGTCGCCACCAACGACGCCGTATGGGGCCAAGAATGACACATGGGATCTGATATATGCAGCTGCTGGTCAAGTTGCAAGGTTAAAGATGACCAATAATGAAGGCCACAGgtgtaatagtagtaataattttCAAGGTAGGGGTTTGCTGGGTCCAGCCAGGACTCAAAATCCAGATCTCACTTCTGTCAAGCATCAGAATACTGGGTTTTATCCTTCCCAGAGTAGCTCTACTTTTGGCAACAATATTCCACAAGTTAATCAG TACCAGCAACTTGTGAGGCAAGAGCAACAGGCACTAAGGCAACAGTGCTCTTCAATTTGGGAAAGACAACAAGTGAAGACAAGCTGGCAAGCTCAGCCCCAATTccaccaacaccaacaccaacagGTTCAGAGCAGAGGCAGAGATGTTCGTTATGAAGATGGGAGGTGTGGGCGTCCTCTTGGACTGCCTCAGTCTGCTTGGCCTCCTCTTCAAGTACACCCGCAAAACCAGCACTCTAATTCAGCAGGCATGAGGGCTGTTTTTCTTGGTGGATCTGGTGTTAAAAGAGAGTGTGCTGGCACTGGTGTGTTTTTGCCTCGTAGATATGGCAACCCCCCTGACCCCAAGAAGAAATCTG GTTGCTCTACAGTTCTGCTGCCAGCTAAAGTTGTCCAGGCTCTAAATTTGAACTTTGATGACATGGATATCAGTGGTCTTGCTCAGCCACGCCTAAATAATAACGCATCTTTCCATTCCGAGTATG ATGCTTTGATGGCAAGAAGAAATGCACTTTTGGCACAGCAGAAGAGAAATTTACGGCAAGAGAATGTACTCAATCGTGAAATACGCCTGCCTCAGGAGTGGACATATTGA
- the LOC7490357 gene encoding uncharacterized protein LOC7490357 isoform X1 yields MAGAREDVESWLPIEFLTAEEVLMDKENFNNNGFKTELKPSLCFPTEFPYEFDSFGTSSALSSPVESVMGSSTETESSDEDDFLAGLTRRLTQQLTVKPEKKWVMAGSPESTLSGLGSWSVSSNGSPNGVMSPPTTPYGAKNDTWDLIYAAAGQVARLKMTNNEGHRCNSSNNFQGRGLLGPARTQNPDLTSVKHQNTGFYPSQSSSTFGNNIPQVNQYQQLVRQEQQALRQQCSSIWERQQVKTSWQAQPQFHQHQHQQVQSRGRDVRYEDGRCGRPLGLPQSAWPPLQVHPQNQHSNSAGMRAVFLGGSGVKRECAGTGVFLPRRYGNPPDPKKKSGCSTVLLPAKVVQALNLNFDDMDISGLAQPRLNNNASFHSEYDALMARRNALLAQQKRNLRQENVLNREIRLPQEWTY; encoded by the exons ATGGCTGGGGCTCGTGAAGACGTGGAATCTTGGCTCCCTATTGAGTTTCTTACAGCGGAAGAGGTACTCATGGACAAAGAGAACTTTAACAACAACGGTTTCAAGACTGAGTTGAAACCGAGTCTGTGCTTCCCTACCGAGTTCCCTTACGAGTTTGACTCGTTTGGCACATCTTCAGCTCTTAGTTCTCCGGTAGAGTCCGTCATGGGTTCCTCCACTGAGACTGAGAGCAGTGACGAGGACGACTTTCTGGCTGGCTTAACTCGGCGACTGACTCAGCAACTCACCGTCAAACCCGAG AAGAAGTGGGTCATGGCCGGGTCACCGGAGTCGACTCTAAGTGGTCTAGGAAGCTGGTCCGTATCCAGCAATGGGAGTCCAAACGGGGTGATGTCGCCACCAACGACGCCGTATGGGGCCAAGAATGACACATGGGATCTGATATATGCAGCTGCTGGTCAAGTTGCAAGGTTAAAGATGACCAATAATGAAGGCCACAGgtgtaatagtagtaataattttCAAGGTAGGGGTTTGCTGGGTCCAGCCAGGACTCAAAATCCAGATCTCACTTCTGTCAAGCATCAGAATACTGGGTTTTATCCTTCCCAGAGTAGCTCTACTTTTGGCAACAATATTCCACAAGTTAATCAG TACCAGCAACTTGTGAGGCAAGAGCAACAGGCACTAAGGCAACAGTGCTCTTCAATTTGGGAAAGACAACAAGTGAAGACAAGCTGGCAAGCTCAGCCCCAATTccaccaacaccaacaccaacagGTTCAGAGCAGAGGCAGAGATGTTCGTTATGAAGATGGGAGGTGTGGGCGTCCTCTTGGACTGCCTCAGTCTGCTTGGCCTCCTCTTCAAGTACACCCGCAAAACCAGCACTCTAATTCAGCAGGCATGAGGGCTGTTTTTCTTGGTGGATCTGGTGTTAAAAGAGAGTGTGCTGGCACTGGTGTGTTTTTGCCTCGTAGATATGGCAACCCCCCTGACCCCAAGAAGAAATCTG GTTGCTCTACAGTTCTGCTGCCAGCTAAAGTTGTCCAGGCTCTAAATTTGAACTTTGATGACATGGATATCAGTGGTCTTGCTCAGCCACGCCTAAATAATAACGCATCTTTCCATTCCGAGTATG ATGCTTTGATGGCAAGAAGAAATGCACTTTTGGCACAGCAGAAGAGAAATTTACGGCAAGAGAATGTACTCAATCGTGAAATACGCCTGCCTCAGGAGTGGACATATTGA
- the LOC7490358 gene encoding rop guanine nucleotide exchange factor 5, giving the protein METMAKKSCGGGGFEKKRKDGSELLTDSRESSNSSSGSSSSEVAKTNNGCASPSPLGWPIKKSGECKSLVSIGNGSEEKKAHLEDSKFRKLGSKLSEIDMMKERFAKLLLGEDMSGSGKGVCTALAISNAITNLCGHVFGQLWRLEPLPAEKKSMWRREMELLLCVGDHIVELIPSWQTFPDGSKLEVMTCRLRSDLFINLPALSKLDNMLLEVLDSFTDTEFWYVDQGIAAPDADGSASFRKTIQRQEEKWWLPVPRVPAGGLSNDTRKQLNHTRECTNQILKAAMAINSVALAEMDIPDSYLEALPKNGRACLGDLVYRYITSDQFSAECLLDCLDLSSEHVALDIANRVESAIYVWRRRAHSRPPPNPNRSTTKSSWEMVKDLIVDGDKRELLAERAESLLLSLKQWFPNLTQTTLDTSKIQFNKDVGKSIIESYSRVLESLAFNIVARIDDLLYVDDLTKHSDKLSSVPTVSVISHKKVSIPYSVPVSGTSYKTTFSTPSFSPMPLISPVRGERTPFLHNITTSNNDNNKPHRRGFGVKRVLTNYLGVDSRPKICGNTNEGSCPNPKTNLREDFGPERDSPTQKNVTKLPQSAPKYIVT; this is encoded by the exons ATGGAAACAATGGCGAAGAAGAGTTGTGGTGGGGGAGGATTtgagaagaagaggaaagatGGGTCTGAGTTACTGACCGATTCAAGGGAGAGTAGCAACTCGAGTTCTGGGAGTAGTTCTAGTGAGGTAGCTAAGACAAATAATGGGTGTGCTTCACCATCTCCTCTGGGCTGGCCTATAAAGAAATCTGGAGAGTGCAAGAGCTTGGTCTCTATTGGAAATGGAAGTGAAGAAAAGAAAGCCCATTTGGAGGATTCAAAATTCAGAAAGCTAGGATCAAAGCTTTCAG AGATTGATATGATGAAGGAGAGGTTTGCAAAATTGTTGCTTGGTGAGGATATGTCAGGGTCTGGAAAAGGGGTTTGCACAGCTTTGGCTATATCAAATGCCATCACCAATTTGTGTG GTCATGTTTTTGGGCAACTGTGGAGACTAGAGCCATTGCCTGCAGAGAAGAAATCAATGTGGAGAAGAGAGATGGAGTTACTTCTTTGTGTTGGAGATCACATTGTGGAATTAATACCCTCCTGGCAGACATTTCCTGATGGTAGTAAGCTTGAG GTCATGACTTGCAGGCTTAGGTCCGATCTTTTTATAAATCTACCAGCTCTGAGTAAACTAGACAATATGCTTCTT GAAGTTTTAGATAGTTTCACGGACACAGAGTTTTGGTATGTTGATCAAGGGATTGCAGCCCCAGATGCAGATGGGTCAGCCTCTTTCCGTAAAACAATACAGAGGCAAGAAGAAAAATGGTGGCTACCCGTACCCCGTGTCCCAGCTGGTGGTCTCAGTAATGATACAAGAAAGCAGTTGAACCACACACGTGAATGCACCAATCAAATACTGAAAGCTGCAATGGCAATCAACAGTGTTGCTTTAGCTGAAATGGATATTCCTGACTCGTACTTGGAAGCTCTTCCAAAG aatGGGAGAGCTTGTCTAGGGGACCTTGTGTACCGATATATTACTTCAGACCAGTTCTCTGCAGAGTGCCTGCTTGATTGCCTTGATCTGTCATCTGAACATGTTGCTCTAGATATTGCAAATCGTGTGGAATCAGCAATTTATGTATGGCGTCGGAGAGCTCATTCAAGACCCCCACCTAATCCAAACCGCTCCACTACAAAGTCATCATGGGAGATGGTCAAGGACTTAATAGTTGATGGAGATAAGAGGGAATTGCTTGCAGAAAGAGCTGAAAGTCTCCTGCTTTCCTTGAAGCAGTGGTTCCCTAATCTAACCCAGACCACCTTGGACACCAGCAAAATCCAATTCAACAAG GATGTTGGGAAATCAATTATCGAGAGCTATTCAAGAGTTCTGGAGAGCTTGGCGTTTAATATTGTGGCCCGTATTGATGACTTGTTATACGTGGATGACTTGACTAAACATTCGGACAAATTGTCTTCGGTTCCAACAGTCAGTGTGATTTCTCACAAGAAGGTTTCAATTCCCTACTCTGTGCCTGTCTCAGGCACTTCATACAAAACAACATTTAGTACACCGAGCTTTTCACCTATGCCGCTTATTAGTCCTGTACGGGGAGAGAGAACTCCATTCCTCCACAATATCACCACTTCCAACAACGATAACAACAAGCCTCACCGTCGTGGTTTTGGTGTGAAGAGAGTTCTGACGAACTATCTTGGTGTTGATTCAAGACCAAAGATATGTGGTAATACAAACGAAGGATCATGTCCAAATCCAAAGACAAATCTAAGAGAGGATTTCGGGCCGGAAAGGGACTCACCGACCCAAAAAAACGTGACTAAATTGCCTCAAAGTGCTCCCAAATATATTGTAACCTGA
- the LOC7458103 gene encoding 18.1 kDa class I heat shock protein — translation MSLIPSTLFGGRRSNIFDPFSLDIWDPFQDFPFTSTAISAPRSEFANETTAFANTRIDWKETPEAHVFKADLPGLKKEEVKVELEEGRVLQISGERSKEREEKNDKWHRVERSSGKFLRRFRLPENAKLDQLKANMENGVLTVTVPKEEVKKPDVKAIEITG, via the coding sequence atgtCTCTTATCCCAAGCACCCTCTTTGGTGGCCGAAGAAGTAACATCTTTGATCCTTTCTCTCTTGACATCTGGGACCCTTTCCAGGACTTTCCCTTCACTAGCACAGCCATATCAGCCCCACGATCAGAGTTCGCCAACGAAACAACGGCATTTGCCAACACACGCATAGACTGGAAGGAGACCCCCGAGGCTCACGTTTTCAAGGCTGATCTCCCAGGCCTGAAGAAAGAGGAAGTCAAAGTGGAGTTAGAGGAAGGCAGGGTTTTGCAAATAAGTGGAGAGAGAagcaaagagagagaagagaaaaatgacAAGTGGCATAGAGTGGAGAGGTCAAGTGGGAAGTTCTTAAGGAGATTCAGGTTGCCTGAGAATGCAAAACTTGATCAACTTAAGGCTAATATGGAAAACGGGGTCTTGACTGTGACTGTGCCTAAAGAGGAAGTCAAAAAACCTGATGTTAAGGCCATCGAGATCACCGGCTGA
- the LOC7490359 gene encoding uncharacterized protein LOC7490359 produces the protein MTTSIHITALDGIVNVNSLFTLAVFIGLAWNPTDPTNTLIGPNDPISCSPSPKIAEDLIAFHVYSFSSFLFSSLIALALKQAIRVAKTSNHTHGNYLEAAELMLAHVNKNLIRVGMLVSGIGSVCGCVFLMLALVNVVQLKLGSLGCGNGHIYAAVVPLVILVPVALLVYVSIVLYAFTR, from the coding sequence ATGACAACCAGCATCCATATCACCGCCTTAGACGGGATCGTAAATGTGAACTCCCTCTTCACACTAGCCGTCTTCATTGGCCTAGCTTGGAACCCAACTGATCCCACCAACACTCTTATTGGCCCCAATGACCCCATCTCCTGCTCTCCAAGCCCCAAAATCGCTGAAGATTTGATCGCCTTCCACGTGTACTCATTCAGCTCCTTTCTCTTCTCTAGCCTGATCGCTCTCGCTCTTAAACAAGCTATCAGGGTCGCTAAAACTTCAAATCACACTCATGGAAATTATTTGGAGGCGGCCGAGCTTATGTTAGCGCACGTGAATAAGAATTTGATTCGGGTTGGGATGTTGGTTTCTGGTATTGGGTCGGTTTGTGGATGCGTGTTCTTGATGCTGGCGCTTGTTAATGTTGTTCAGTTAAAGCTTGGGAGTTTGGGTTGTGGAAACGGACATATTTATGCTGCTGTTGTTCCGCTTGTTATTTTGGTTCCTGTTGCTCTTTTGGTTTATGTTTCAATTGTTTTGTACGCTTTTACTCGCTAG
- the LOC7490360 gene encoding putative lipid-transfer protein DIR1 gives MATPMKNICFVMFLATLSIALFNQVDGAGECGKTTTPDKEAFKLAPCASAAQDENASVSSQCCAKVKKIEQNPACLCAVMLSNTAKSSGIDPEIAMTIPKRCNIADRPVGYKCGAYTLP, from the exons ATGGCAACTCCAATGAAGAACATTTGCTTTGTTATGTTTCTTGCAACTCTCAGCATTGCTTTGTTCAATCAAGTTGACGGGGCTGGTGAATGTGGGAAAACCACTACTCCTGACAAAGAGGCATTCAAGCTGGCTCCTTGTGCATCAGCAGCACAGGATGAGAATGCTTCAGTTTCTAGCCAATGTTGCGCCAAGGTTAAGAAAATTGAACAGAATCCAGCCTGCCTATGCGCTGTTATGCTTTCGAACACAGCTAAGAGCTCTGGAATCGACCCAGAAATTGCAATGACAATTCCCAAACGTTGCAACATTGCTGATCGTCCTGTGGGCTACAAGTGTGGAG CTTACACTTTACCCTGA